In Hypanus sabinus isolate sHypSab1 unplaced genomic scaffold, sHypSab1.hap1 scaffold_1997, whole genome shotgun sequence, the genomic window caaggttaAAAATCCCAGAATGATCTGATTGCAGTGCCTGAGGATTCCTGAATGACACTGGTCACCTCCTTacctgggtctctctctctctgctgcaggAAGCAGGAACAGACGTCCCTGGAGCCTGAGGATCCCCGCGAGGCTGCCGTCTACCCTGAGAACGGCCAGCGTCCCTCGCCAGAGCCGCCGGTGGACCAGGAAGCCGAGGAGGAGAAGCCCGCTGTCTGTGCtgagtgtcagtgtgtcttcCCAGGACGGCGGGAGCTGGAGAGTCATCTGAGCCGGGCACACAACGCCCAGGAGCCACGAGACGGGGTTGGCACTCAGTCCTTGCGGAAGCAAGATCTGCTGGGGGAGGAGGAAGGGCCGGAGGCCGGGGGTGCCTGCAGGTGTTCTGGCTGTCGCCAGCAGTTCCCACGGATCTCGGATTTCCTGTCCCACGCTTGTCCACGTCCCGGACGGAAACCATTCCGATGCCAGGACTGTGGGAAATCCTTTGCCCAGGCTGCCAAACTGCTGGATCACCAGAGGTGCCACACAGGAGAGAAACCATTCAGGTGAGGGGTCAGGGAAAGGGACTCGGGGAGACAGGGACTGTGCATGGTGCTGGGGTTTGGGACCTGCAGAGGAtcttgcagtgggaggggaaagatccagttgtcgtGGTCCACGTGGGTACCAACAAGACAGGTAGAATTAGGAAAggggttctgctgagggaatttgggcagctagggactaaattaaaaagcagaaccaaaatgGTGCTCATCTTCTGATTACTACCTGAGGCACGTGTAGAATGGCACAGGGGCGTCAGAGAGTTAAATGCGTGGCTCACGGATTGTTGTGGGAGaggtgggtttgaattcatgggaaattagCATGAGTACTGGGGAGGGAGGGAAGTGTACCCACTGCGACAGGCTCCACCTGCACCGTGATGGAACCTGGGCCATAGTGAATCGTATAACTTGGGCTTAACTAAAGAGTAGGGAATGGGTTCAAcggattggagaagtatggataaagtaaaaaagaGAAGTATGGATagagaaaagtaagagtggagtgaagaatcaggtttatcaccactgGCGTGTGACTTGAAAATgtttacaagattttaaaagcacaatgggtGTAAGGGCACTTTACGTCAATGCCCATAGTATTTGAAAtgaggtcagtgaacttgtggcacaaatcagtacaaaggagTGTGATTTAGTGGCCAGTCGGCcggcatggacagaggaatggcagaAAGAAGagagcgagtgggaataaaggggccgttctggttggctgccagtgactcgtggtgttcctcaggggtcactaTTGgggctgctacttttcacattgtttgtcaggatgagatcagggtgagGGTGATATAAGAtccaaggagcagaatgttgaatccatctgggtagagattaggaacagtaaaggggaaaaaaaatccctggtgggagttgtctgttGGCCACCAAATAATAACCTTACAGTGGCCCAGGCATTAatcagagaaatatctgaggcatgtaagaatggaacagcagttatcgtcggggactttaacttgcacatagattgggtgaatcaagttggttgaaGCAGTCTTGAGGAAGACTTaatagaatgcatccatgatggctttccTGAACAgcctgttactgaacctacaagggaacgtgctatcgtagatctggtcctgtgcaatgaggcaGGTAAAATCAGCAATCTGGTCATTGGGGATCCTCTTGGGAGGAGTGACCACAGCATGATCGAGTTTCCcagacaaatggagggtgcagtagttagatctaaaaccagtgtatcatgcataaacaagggagactacaatgggatgagggaggatttggctagtgtagacagacagtggaagactttcaaagagatttttcacgatgctcaacaaaagtatattccagttaaaagcagggacagtaagggtggggagagccagccatcGACAAccaaggaaataaaggaaggcatcaaactaaaagctcgtgcgtacaaagtcgccaagagtagtgggaaacttgAAGATtgagaaaa contains:
- the LOC132387577 gene encoding zinc finger protein 16-like; this translates as SKSSFAPTSQSGSNGGSRGPACPAPRKAPRAEQAGAAAPARRRPLHPGRGSASEPAPAENPRNFGGFFLSFRPPAPSRRPRPGQGVHRQPRRRMHQLEMETGGSERPPRVKQEQTSLEPEDPREAAVYPENGQRPSPEPPVDQEAEEEKPAVCAECQCVFPGRRELESHLSRAHNAQEPRDGVGTQSLRKQDLLGEEEGPEAGGACRCSGCRQQFPRISDFLSHACPRPGRKPFRCQDCGKSFAQAAKLLDHQRCHTGEKPFR